AAAAAGCCCATTTTATTCAGGTTCTCATTGCCACTGGCACCCATAAATCTTTACATAACCTTGAACTTTGTGAATTTATTAGAGGTATCGTTAATTCATATTCCTTAAATTTCGATATAGCCATAAATGATTCCACAAATAATAATGAATTTGAATATATTGGCACTACCCGGCGAAAAACAGAGGTATTTGTAAATAAAAAAGCGATGTCCTGCGATATGTTTATTGTCGTCTCTGGTATGAAACCCCATTATTTTGGAGGATATAGCAATCCAGTTAAAAACTTTTTACCCGGTATCTGCTCTTTTGAAACTATCCGTCAAAATCATTGTGCCTTGATTGTCGAAGAGGATTCTATCTATGGAAGACATCCCTGGCACCCATTGCCTCAAAAAAGACAAAATCCTATCGCCGAAGATATGTTAGAAGGAATGGAATTAATCATCAAGAACAGATATGTATTTGCCTTAGCCTTTGTCGGAAATGAAGAGATAATCTGGGCAAAGGCAGGAGAAGTAAAGGAAGTTACTTGTGAAGGAATTAAAATTATTGATAAATCTATGAGTTTTACAACAAATCCAACCAAATATCTTATCGTAAGTCCGGGCAAGGATGAAGATAAAACATTTTATGTTGCTCAAAGGTCATTAGAGTTGACCA
This bacterium DNA region includes the following protein-coding sequences:
- a CDS encoding lactate racemase domain-containing protein, yielding MMKVNLDYGEKEMGLFISDTNLANFFSLKISGEKASFETFERALKAATPKLEDIVSEKRVCIILDDSTRKQPREQILKPLCERLKKAHFIQVLIATGTHKSLHNLELCEFIRGIVNSYSLNFDIAINDSTNNNEFEYIGTTRRKTEVFVNKKAMSCDMFIVVSGMKPHYFGGYSNPVKNFLPGICSFETIRQNHCALIVEEDSIYGRHPWHPLPQKRQNPIAEDMLEGMELIIKNRYVFALAFVGNEEIIWAKAGEVKEVTCEGIKIIDKSMSFTTNPTKYLIVSPGKDEDKTFYVAQRSLELTKQVVNRETEVLWLANIQGGIHDDPKLLPILKQNYENIASKIKEKDADFGLYKAFRFKNYLQRVSKVFVYSEYNHQDLQEIGTLPIDDPQKIIDNWLEKDPAAKILVINNANKLAVGLCNKGK